In Nonomuraea muscovyensis, one genomic interval encodes:
- a CDS encoding ankyrin repeat domain-containing protein — protein MVVNNGTDWSGIDWDGWKNLNLIRARLDAGADPNTGVYIYERPLHAAAEWGSPEVVAELSRRVDDVDAEHEGRTALWEAIFNNRPDNARALAAAGADPWRPMMNGWSPGRLSLATPTPDLFTLPPGEAGLSAAETAAASTARHLITTLGRLEDDGFSVACVADITAAEAAQRLEATPADDDDIEEIMDDPFSDFDDSLSLIGITDVPGGCVVFQPWGYNASTPGVIKRLSVGSVCYAMFANPKSGNQGAVARDGVIEKWDTHPGGGAVSDNDPTEDILTTYLYHYQAVAYCFAGAGLQPTDARSITDQPDVWLRLPEQDWWS, from the coding sequence ATGGTCGTCAACAATGGAACCGACTGGTCCGGTATCGACTGGGATGGCTGGAAGAACCTCAATCTGATCCGCGCCCGGCTCGACGCGGGCGCCGACCCCAACACGGGCGTGTACATCTATGAACGACCGCTGCACGCCGCCGCCGAATGGGGTTCACCTGAGGTGGTCGCTGAACTGTCCCGGCGAGTCGACGACGTCGATGCTGAACACGAAGGCCGTACCGCCCTCTGGGAAGCCATCTTCAACAACCGCCCCGACAACGCCCGCGCTCTGGCCGCCGCCGGAGCGGACCCGTGGCGGCCGATGATGAACGGCTGGTCCCCCGGACGCCTCAGCCTGGCCACTCCAACCCCTGACCTGTTCACTCTTCCTCCCGGCGAGGCCGGCCTGTCTGCCGCCGAGACCGCCGCCGCCTCCACGGCCAGGCATCTGATCACCACTTTGGGCCGCTTGGAGGATGACGGCTTCAGCGTCGCCTGTGTGGCCGACATCACCGCCGCCGAGGCGGCGCAGCGGCTGGAGGCTACACCGGCCGATGACGACGACATCGAAGAGATCATGGATGACCCATTCTCGGACTTCGACGACAGCTTGTCCCTCATCGGCATCACGGACGTGCCGGGCGGATGCGTCGTCTTCCAGCCGTGGGGATACAACGCGTCCACCCCCGGCGTCATAAAGCGATTGTCGGTCGGCTCTGTCTGCTACGCCATGTTCGCCAACCCCAAGAGCGGCAACCAAGGAGCCGTCGCCCGTGACGGCGTCATCGAGAAATGGGACACCCATCCCGGCGGAGGCGCCGTATCCGACAACGACCCCACGGAGGACATCCTCACCACCTACCTCTACCACTACCAAGCAGTGGCCTACTGCTTCGCTGGTGCGGGCCTGCAGCCAACCGACGCCCGCTCGATCACAGATCAACCCGACGTCTGGCTCAGACTGCCCGAGCAGGACTGGTGGAGCTAA
- a CDS encoding serine hydrolase domain-containing protein gives MAIGRNGFSEPGLRRLREVLARHVDSGKIPGLVALVSRGGQTHVETLGTMQHDGGAPMQRDTIFRMASTSKPVSIAAAMVLLDECRLRLDDVVDPWLPELAGRQVLTRIDAELDDTVPARRPITVRDVLTSTFGLGMDMTALGTPILNAIFERGLTPNLPTEVPEQDEWMRRLGELPLMHQPGEQWQYQISSDLVGVLVSRVTGQSFEDFLRERIFEPLGMTDTGFHVPADQLDRLPTLYAPDPATGEFLAWDQPEGGRWSKPPAFQGGGGGLVSTADDYHAYFRMLLNGGTHNGRRILSRPAVELMTTNRLTPEQNAARTALATSAVHISFGQGQQGGWGLGMAVRTYRGDYAPIGQFGWDGGSGTSAYSDPANQLTGILLCQLGYTVPNPAHLMNDFWTTVYQAIDD, from the coding sequence ATGGCAATCGGGAGGAACGGCTTTTCCGAGCCGGGTCTGCGCAGGCTGCGTGAGGTGCTGGCACGGCACGTCGACTCCGGGAAGATCCCCGGCCTGGTGGCCCTGGTCAGCCGCGGCGGCCAGACCCACGTCGAAACGCTCGGCACGATGCAGCACGACGGTGGCGCGCCGATGCAGCGGGACACGATCTTCCGCATGGCCTCCACCTCCAAGCCGGTCTCCATCGCCGCCGCGATGGTGCTGCTGGACGAGTGCCGGCTGCGGCTGGACGACGTGGTCGACCCGTGGCTGCCCGAGCTGGCCGGCCGCCAGGTGCTCACCCGCATCGACGCCGAGCTGGACGACACCGTGCCGGCCCGCCGCCCGATCACCGTCCGGGACGTGCTGACCTCCACCTTCGGCCTCGGCATGGACATGACCGCGCTGGGCACCCCGATCCTGAACGCCATCTTCGAGCGGGGGCTGACCCCGAACCTGCCGACCGAGGTCCCCGAGCAGGACGAGTGGATGCGCCGCCTCGGCGAGCTGCCGCTGATGCACCAGCCCGGCGAGCAGTGGCAGTACCAGATCAGCAGCGACCTGGTCGGCGTGCTCGTCTCCCGGGTTACCGGCCAGTCGTTCGAGGACTTCCTGCGCGAGCGCATCTTCGAGCCGCTCGGCATGACCGACACCGGCTTCCACGTGCCCGCCGACCAGCTCGACCGGCTGCCCACCCTCTACGCCCCCGACCCGGCCACGGGCGAGTTCCTCGCCTGGGACCAGCCCGAGGGCGGTCGCTGGAGCAAGCCGCCGGCGTTCCAGGGCGGCGGTGGCGGCCTGGTCTCGACCGCCGACGACTACCACGCCTACTTCCGGATGCTGCTCAACGGCGGCACCCACAACGGCCGGCGCATCCTGTCCCGGCCGGCCGTGGAGCTGATGACCACCAACCGGCTCACCCCGGAGCAGAATGCCGCCCGCACCGCCCTGGCCACCAGCGCCGTGCACATCTCCTTCGGCCAGGGCCAGCAGGGCGGCTGGGGCCTGGGCATGGCGGTGCGCACCTACCGCGGCGACTACGCCCCCATCGGCCAGTTCGGCTGGGACGGCGGCAGCGGCACCTCCGCCTACTCCGACCCTGCCAACCAGCTCACCGGCATCCTGCTCTGCCAGCTCGGCTACACGGTGCCCAACCCGGCCCACCTGATGAACGACTTCTGGACCACCGTCTACCAGGCCATCGACGACTGA
- a CDS encoding VOC family protein, producing the protein MTSRLTELAVDCHDPQRLAAFWCEVLDFKVIDRNEGKVEIGSWEPTVEQVLTRQMPPTLLFIQVPEGKTVKNRLHLDVSPIDGSTDDEVTRLLGLGATKTDVGQGPDRSWVVMADPEGNEFCVLRTLAVTRHS; encoded by the coding sequence ATGACAAGTAGACTCACCGAGCTGGCCGTCGACTGCCACGATCCGCAGAGACTCGCGGCCTTCTGGTGCGAGGTCCTGGACTTCAAAGTGATCGACCGGAACGAGGGCAAGGTCGAGATCGGCTCCTGGGAGCCGACCGTCGAGCAGGTCCTGACCCGCCAGATGCCGCCCACCTTGCTGTTCATCCAGGTGCCCGAAGGCAAGACGGTGAAGAACCGGCTCCACCTCGACGTCAGCCCGATCGACGGCAGCACCGACGACGAGGTGACCAGGCTGCTCGGCCTCGGCGCCACCAAGACGGATGTGGGCCAAGGCCCAGACCGAAGCTGGGTGGTCATGGCCGACCCCGAGGGCAACGAGTTCTGCGTCCTACGCACCCTGGCGGTGACGCGCCACAGTTAG
- a CDS encoding FAD-dependent monooxygenase, whose protein sequence is MKHHDATRPAEEDLREERPAGNADVIIVGAGPTGLMLAAELRLAGVRPLVLERQPRPRDTPKAGGLGGQILELLRYRGLLQRFEAACTGPMPAPRFPFGGVHLDFTRLPDPPMHALPLPQQLLERLLDERTGELGVDLRRGHEVTAVNQDDAAVTVDVRGPNGPDQVSAPYLVGCDGARSRIRDWAGIPFPGTTYPEVNRLAQVTLPDTVTVLGNGDLDVPGFGTIRAGFTRTDQGLLGVGSSPGTQSVSLYTIEDETTEYDDDVPMTLTELQDSIHRVLGAHLPLAGSTRLSRFTFKARQADRYREGRILLAGDAAHLFPATGVALNAGMLDAVNLAWKLAADLHGTAPAGLLDTYHTERHHAGARTMLHTRAQVALRRGHDAAAEALREVFTELLADEQPLRRMGALVAGTDIRYPMPGAGHHPLAGTFAPDLTLHTGQGITSVAELMHTARPVLLDLADRPELRQTARDWRHLLDVHTAKTDDRPADALLIRPDGHVAWAAGLDESADSASPSLREALAAWFGTP, encoded by the coding sequence ATGAAGCACCACGATGCCACCCGGCCCGCGGAGGAAGACCTGCGAGAAGAGCGGCCGGCGGGGAATGCCGACGTGATCATCGTGGGGGCCGGCCCGACCGGTCTCATGCTGGCCGCCGAACTGCGCCTGGCCGGAGTGCGGCCGCTGGTGCTGGAACGGCAGCCGCGGCCCCGCGACACCCCCAAGGCCGGCGGCCTGGGTGGGCAGATCCTGGAGCTGCTGCGCTACCGAGGCTTGCTGCAACGTTTCGAAGCGGCCTGCACCGGCCCGATGCCCGCTCCCCGGTTCCCGTTCGGCGGGGTGCACCTGGACTTCACCCGCCTGCCGGATCCCCCGATGCACGCCCTGCCGCTGCCGCAGCAACTGCTGGAGCGGCTGCTCGACGAACGCACCGGCGAACTCGGCGTCGACCTCCGCCGCGGACACGAAGTGACCGCGGTGAACCAGGACGACGCCGCGGTCACCGTTGACGTGCGCGGCCCGAACGGCCCTGACCAGGTGAGCGCCCCCTATCTCGTGGGGTGCGACGGCGCGCGCAGCCGCATCCGCGACTGGGCCGGCATCCCGTTCCCCGGCACCACCTATCCCGAGGTCAACCGGCTGGCCCAGGTCACCCTGCCCGACACGGTCACCGTTCTCGGCAACGGCGATCTCGACGTCCCCGGCTTCGGCACCATCCGCGCCGGATTCACCCGCACCGACCAGGGCCTGCTCGGCGTCGGCTCCTCACCCGGCACCCAGTCCGTCTCCCTCTACACCATCGAGGACGAGACCACCGAATACGACGACGACGTCCCGATGACCCTGACCGAACTGCAGGACAGCATCCACCGCGTGCTCGGCGCCCACCTGCCCCTGGCCGGATCGACCCGGCTGTCGCGCTTCACCTTCAAGGCCCGCCAGGCCGATCGCTACCGCGAGGGGCGGATTTTGCTGGCCGGTGACGCGGCGCACCTGTTCCCCGCCACCGGAGTGGCGCTCAACGCCGGCATGCTGGACGCGGTCAACCTGGCCTGGAAACTGGCCGCCGACCTCCACGGCACGGCTCCGGCCGGCCTGCTGGACACCTACCACACCGAACGCCACCACGCCGGCGCCCGCACCATGCTGCACACCCGCGCCCAGGTGGCCCTGCGACGTGGGCACGACGCGGCCGCCGAAGCGCTCCGGGAGGTTTTCACCGAACTGCTCGCCGACGAGCAACCGCTGCGCCGCATGGGAGCCCTCGTCGCCGGCACCGACATCCGCTACCCGATGCCCGGCGCCGGCCATCATCCGCTGGCCGGCACCTTCGCCCCCGACCTCACCCTGCACACCGGCCAAGGCATCACCAGCGTCGCCGAGCTCATGCACACCGCCCGGCCCGTCCTGCTCGACCTGGCCGACCGCCCAGAGCTCCGCCAGACCGCCCGGGACTGGCGGCATCTCCTCGACGTCCACACCGCCAAGACCGACGACCGACCGGCGGACGCACTGCTGATCCGCCCGGACGGCCACGTCGCCTGGGCCGCCGGCCTCGACGAATCCGCGGACAGCGCCTCGCCCTCGCTGCGTGAGGCACTTGCCGCATGGTTCGGAACGCCTTGA